A region from the Cygnus olor isolate bCygOlo1 chromosome 24, bCygOlo1.pri.v2, whole genome shotgun sequence genome encodes:
- the LOC121059149 gene encoding uncharacterized protein LOC121059149: protein MSSPELPALALFPCPGAPSSTLQSNQALSGLEHPGKLPGDVYGAYYRRPSPDWGLGCSQDANRERRTKTAGEVRAGWFWRPARGVKQFSQPPGSFPLAARTRRWQPSPSICGVGVGWGTNSHRWVAAGSAVPLAESTTLTFPPRRAAGTAGQARPSHPSGIAGVCTGLQGLAQGGEVSWGCAAPGLAGSAVRELLGKALPVLPFERRWLWAVEDKAGGQLVKFGSETGPVRSRCGNWILQNWLSSSISVPAGNPLPPLRMGGVAAPSHQVFPPSLQDLLVPSQSLCSAWSWSLGEPQAPITK, encoded by the exons ATGAgctccccagagctgcctgctctggCTCTGTTTCCGTGTCCCggggcacccagcagcaccctgcagagTAATCAAGCTCTGAGTGGCCTGGAGCACCCTGGAAAGCTCCCTGGGGATGTGTACGGAGCTTATTACAGGAGACCCTCTCCTGACTGGGGTCTGGGGTGCAGCCAGGATGCAAACAGGGAGAGAAGGACGAAAACTGCAGGAGAAGTAAGAGCAGGTTGGTTCTGGAGACCTGCACGAGGGGTTAAGCAGTTCTCCCAGCCGCCGGGGAGCTTTCCCCTGGCTGCGAGGACACGGCGCTGGCAGCCTTCACCTTCTATATGCGGTGTTGGCGTGGGCTGGGGGACCAATTCCCACCGCTGGGTCGCTGCAGGAAGCGCCGTGCCCCTGGCTGAGAGCACCACGCTCACCTTCCCCCCACGGAGAGCTGCCGGCACAGCAGGACAGGCCCGCCCCAGTCATCCCAGTGGCATCGCAGGGGTCTGCACTGGTTTGCAAGGGCTGGCACAGGGAGGAGAGGTGTCCTGGGGGTGTGCTGCGCCAGGGCTGGCGGGGAGCGCAGTGAGGGAGCTCCTGGGAAAGGCTCTCCCCGTGCTCCCGTTTGAACGTCGGTGGCTTTGGGCCGTGGAGGACAAAGCAGGTGGGCAACTGGTCAAATTCGGCAGCGAAACTGGCCCCGTTAGATCGCGCTGCGGTAACTGGATATTGCAGAACTggctttcttcttctatttCAGTCCCTGCAGG AAATCCGTTGCCTCCTCTGCGTATGGGAGGTGTTGCAGCTCCTTCTCACCAggtttttcctccctctctccagGATCTGCTCGTTCCTAGCCAAAGCCTTTGCTCTGCTTGGTCTTGGAGCTTAGGGGAGCCCCAGGCTCCCATCACCAAGTGA
- the LMOD1 gene encoding leiomodin-1 codes for MLRTKFGHAALHGSLECPRVSGCSDSTIPRLPLGSIGFPAPESPLGAVIGQLLGRGVSPLHHYRAPGAAAVESCCDLTLQHLLPLREAVLELRLWFFSLALGTTTTATVSRQRAKMSKVAKYRRQVSEDPDIDSLLSTLSPEEMEELEKELDVVDSDGSIPLEQSQKNQTENSPTSPQNCDAVLNHCEKETKKRIQREHSVDETRLAEKKQEAKNGEEKGKEAPAKDLARKRDTGVGKVSKKEESPQKTDPKVKAEAESKTKDGKAINDKVKAMEKKLMGKDKKEEEKDSAVKKEKGKDKKEEEKGSVLKKDTGKDKKEEEKGSVLKKFAGKDKKEEEKSSAAKKETGKDKKEEEKGSALKKGTEKDKKEEEKSSGSKKEAEKDKKEEEKKGKDKKEEKKEKDKKEEEKSSDLKKSKADEKEKPQPEAEKAAEEKQEAKATAATESSASKPATGSSPDQAKEDEASSIFDELIEKVKNNDAEVTEVNVNNSDCINNETLVRFTEALEFNTVVKLFALANTRADDHVAFAIAIMLKSNKVLTSINLDSNHITGKGILAIFRALLQNNTLTELRFHNQRHICGGKTEMEIAKLLKENTTLLKLGYHFELAGPRMTVTNLLSRNMDKQRQKRLQEQKLAQERGEKKDLLEVPKVGAPKGSPKGSPQPSPKASPKNSPKKGGAPAAPPPPPPPLAPPLINENLRNSLSPATQRKMGDRALPVQEKNSRDQLLAAIRSSNLKQLKKVDLPKLLQ; via the exons ATGCTCCGGACTAAATTTGGTCATGCAGCTCTGCATGGTTCCCTGGAATGTCCTCGGGTTTCAGGCTGCTCTGATAGCACCATTCCCCGCCTCCCGCTGGGCTCCATTGGCTTCCCCGCACCCGAATCGCCGCTGGGCGCTGTTATTGGCCAACTCTTGGGCCGAGGGGTGTCCCCTCTTCATCACTACCgagcccccggggctgcagcgGTTGAGAGCTGCTGCGATTTAACGCTTCAGCACCTGCTGCCGCTGCGGGAAGCGGTGTTAGAGCTTCGGCTCtggtttttttctcttgctttgggTACCACAACAACCGCAACCGTGTCTCGCCAACGGGCCAAGATGTCCAAAGTTGCCAAATATCGGCGACAAGTTAGTGAAGATCCGGACATAGACAGCTTGCTGTCGACTCTGTCTccagaggagatggaggagctggagaaggagctggaTGTGGTGGATTCGGATGGAAGCATCCCTCTGGAGCAGAGTCAGAAAAACCAAACGGAGAATTCGCCAACCAGCCCGCAGAACTGCGACGCGGTGCTCAACCACTGTGAGAAGGAGACCAAGAAACGCATCCAGAGGGAGCACTCGGTAGAC GAAACCAGACTGGCCGAGAAGAAGCAGGAAGCCaagaatggagaagaaaagggaaaggaagctCCTGCCAAAGACCTGGCCCGGAAACGAGATACAGGAGTGGGGAAAGTCTcgaaaaaggaagaaagtccTCAGAAGACAGACCCAAAGGTTAAAGCTGAGGCTGAGAGCAAAACCAAGGATGGGAAAGCCATCAATGACAAGGTCAAGGCCATGGAGAAAAAGCTGATGGGGAAGGacaagaaggaggaagagaaggattCAGCGGtaaagaaggagaaggggaaggacaaaaaggaagaggagaagggcTCAGTGTTAAAGAAGGACACAGGGAAGGataaaaaggaggaggagaagggctcAGTATTAAAGAAGTTTGCAGGGAAGgataaaaaggaggaagagaagagctcGGCAGCAAAGAAGGAGACAGGGAAGgacaagaaggaagaagaaaagggttCGGCACTGAAGAAGGGCACGGAGAAGgacaaaaaggaggaagagaagagttCAGGATcaaagaaagaggcagaaaaagacaaaaaagaagaagagaagaaaggaaaagacaaaaaagaagagaagaaagaaaaagataaaaaagaagaggaaaagagttCAGATCTGAAAAAATCAAAGGCAGATGAGAAGGAGAAACCTCAGCCAGAGGCAGAAAAGGCAGCGGAGGAGAAACAGGAGGCCAAGGCGACGGCGGCGACCGAGAGCAGCGCCTCCAAGCCCGCCACCGGCAGCTCCCCGGACCAGGCCAAGGAAGACGAAGCTTCCAGCATCTTCGATGAGCTCATCGAGAAGGTGAAGAACAACGACGCCGAGGTGACCGAAGTCAACGTCAACAACTCGGACTGCATCAACAATGAGACCCTGGTGCGCTTCACCGAGGCCCTGGAGTTCAACACGGTGGTCAAGCTGTTCGCGCTGGCCAACACCCGCGCCGACGACCACGTGGCCTTCGCCATCGCCATCATGCTCAAGTCCAACAAAGTGCTGACGAGCATCAACCTGGACTCCAACCACATCACGGGCAAGGGCATCCTGGCCATTTTCCGGGCGCTGCTGCAGAACAACACGCTGACGGAGCTGCGCTTCCACAACCAGCGGCACATCTGTGGGGGGAAGACGGAGATGGAGATCGCCAAGCTCCTGAAGGAGAACACCACACTGCTCAAGCTGGGCTACCACTTCGAGCTGGCCGGGCCTCGCATGACGGTCACCAACCTGCTGAGCCGAAACATGGACAAACAGAGGCAGAAACGCCTCCAGGAGCAGAAACTGGCACAAGAGCGCGGGGAGAAGAAGGACCTGCTGGAGGTGCCCAAGGTCGGAGCCCCGAAGGGGTCCCCCAAGGGGTCCCCGCAGCCATCCCCCAAGGCTTCCCCCAAAAACTCTCCCAAGAAAGGGGGAgcgcccgccgcgccgcccccgcctcctcctccgctCGCCCCGCCGCTGATCAACGAGAACCTGAGGAACTCGCTCTCGCCGGCCACGCAGAGGAAAATGGGAGACCGGGCGCTGCCGGTCCAGGAGAAGAACTCGCGGGACCAGCTCCTGGCGGCCATCCGCTCCAGCAACCTCAAACAGCTCAAGAAG GTGGATTTACCGAAGCTGCTGCAGTAG
- the SHISA4 gene encoding LOW QUALITY PROTEIN: protein shisa-4 (The sequence of the model RefSeq protein was modified relative to this genomic sequence to represent the inferred CDS: deleted 1 base in 1 codon), protein MGPGGPGGRWPLAGTVLVAVAASLAAGGEDCLWYVDRNGSWHPGFDCNFFTFCCGTCHQRYCCRDPLRLITERQQRHCLAFSPKTIAGIASAVVLFIAIVTTIVCCFMCSCCYLYQRRQHLRTPLQGPEIPLASYPAAPPAPFPMDPKAGPVPPQPGFTPMAMYPPVGPAAQYPLYPSGPPVYNPTAPPPYVPAQPSYPGA, encoded by the exons ATGGGGCCCGGTGGCCCCGGTGGCCGCTGGCCCCTGGCCGGGACCGTGCTGGTGGCCGTGGCCGCCTCGCTGG CGGCGGGCGGCGAGGACTGCCTGTGGTACGTGGACAGGAACGGCTCGTGGCACCCCGGCTTCGACTGCAACTTCTTCACCTTCTGCTGCGGCACGTGCCACCAGCGGTACTGCTGCCGCGACCCGCTGCGCCTCATCACCGAGCGCCAGCAGCGCCACTGCCTCGCCTTCAG ccccaagaCCATCGCCGGCATCGCCTCGGCCGTGGTGCTCTTCATCGCCATCGTCACCACCATCGTCTGCTGCTTCATGTGCTCCTGCTGCTACCTCTACCAGCGCCGGCAGCACCTCCGCACCCCCCTGCAAG GCCCCGAGATCCCCCTGGCCAGctaccctgcagccccccccgcccccttccccATGGACCCCAAAgccggccccgtgcccccccagccTGGCTTCACCCCCATGGCCATGTACCCGCCGGTCGGCCCCGCCGCCCAGTACCCGCTGTACCCCTCCGGA CCCCCCGTCTACAACCCCACAG CACCACCGCCCTACGTCCCCGCACAGCCCAGCTACCCCGGCGCCTGA
- the LOC121059346 gene encoding myb-related transcription factor, partner of profilin-like — translation MAAAAGGGARRGLLKRKPNFTLQEIEILMSEVLRYEPLLFGAAASTVNAYEKQKIWWRITNKINAAGRNQRDIGEVKNRWRGLRRRANDKITRHRQERQGPAARPAARPGPGPGPGPGPGPGPPELGPGPAPGWGLRAAAGLDPPLVAVEVVTPHGVKEEPVKEEPVEVKTEPFHDPADSVPARRLPRGSTRPPGEGWSPPRPPQPDLPLGGLGGQPEPLGCDFPSIIFEQEPEHLSDCSLGEPGGAPGTAEGTPESARLSPAEQRLIQCNERLVQEMRAFRRECAESRRETAAVLRSIAQALGGLSASLAQIRERYLGGPPAPQP, via the exons atggcggcggcggcgggcggcggggcgcggcgggggctgcTGAAGCGGAAACCGAACTTCACGCTGCAGGAGATCGAGATCCTGATGAGCGAGGTGCTCCGGTACGAGCCGCTGCTCTTCGGCGCCGCCGCCAGCACCGTGAACGCGTACGAGAAGCAGAAGATCTGGTGGCGCATCACCAACAAGATCAACGCCGCCGGCCGCAACCAGCGCGACATCGGCGAGGTGAAGAACCGCTGGCGGGGGCTGCGCCGCCGCGCCAACGACAAAATCACCCGGCACCGGCAGGAGCGgcagggccccgccgcccgccccgccgcgcgccccggccccggccccggccccggccccggccccggccccggtccgCCCGAGCTCGGCCCCGGGCCCGCTCCCGGTTGGGGCCtgcgcgccgccgccggcctCGACCCGCCGCTGGTCGCCGTCGAGGTGGTGACGCCGCACG GCGTGAAGGAGGAGCCGGTGAAGGAGGAGCCGGTGGAGGTGAAGACGGAGCCTTTCCACGACCCCGCCGACAGCGTCCCGGCACGGCGGCTGCCCCGCGGCAGCACCCGCCCGCCCGGCGAGGGCTGGAGCCCCCCGCGACCCCCCCAGCCTGACCTCCCCCTGGGCGGCCTGGGCGGGCAGCCGGAGCCGCTGGGCTGCGACTTCCCCAGCATCATCTTCGAGCAGGAGCCCGAGCACCTCAGTGACTGCAGCCTGGGCgagccggggggggccccgggCACGGCGGAGGGGACCCCCGAAAGCGCCCGGCTCAGCCCGGCCGAGCAGCGCCTCATCCAGTGCAACGAGCGGCTGGTGCAGGAGATGCGGGCCTTCCGCCGGGAGTGCGCTGAGAGCCGCCGCGAGACCGCCGCCGTCCTGCGCAGCATCGCCCAGGCGCTGGGCGGCCTCAGCGCCAGCCTGGCCCAGATCCGCGAGCGCTACCTCGGGGGGCCGCCGgccccccagccctga